The Sphingosinithalassobacter sp. CS137 genome includes a region encoding these proteins:
- a CDS encoding Lrp/AsnC family transcriptional regulator, whose product MQIDAIDSEILKLLARDARAPVTQVAAQVGLSQSACTRRIQALEASGHILGYAARLGHRRLGFRVTALVDITLGTQVEEDLARFERAVAQIDGIVECALVSGGQDYRLKIVCRDLDDYERLHREHLGRLPGVVTINSSFVLRSVPTRAEADALFGQQP is encoded by the coding sequence ATGCAGATTGACGCTATTGACAGCGAAATCCTGAAGCTGCTTGCCCGTGACGCGCGCGCGCCGGTCACGCAAGTCGCCGCCCAGGTGGGGTTGTCGCAATCGGCGTGCACGCGGCGAATCCAGGCGCTGGAGGCGTCGGGGCATATCCTCGGCTATGCGGCGCGGCTTGGCCACCGCCGACTCGGCTTCCGCGTCACCGCGCTGGTCGACATCACCCTCGGAACCCAGGTCGAGGAAGACCTCGCCCGATTCGAACGTGCGGTTGCCCAGATCGACGGAATCGTCGAATGCGCGCTCGTTTCGGGCGGGCAGGATTATCGGCTCAAGATCGTCTGCCGCGATCTGGACGATTACGAGCGGCTCCACCGCGAACACCTCGGCCGGCTGCCCGGCGTGGTGACGATCAACAGCAGCTTTGTACTACGATCGGTGCCGACCCGGGCCGAAGCCGATGCGCTGTTCGGCCAGCAGCCGTGA
- the ald gene encoding alanine dehydrogenase, which yields MRVGVPKEIKNHEYRVGLTPPSVAELVAAGHEVIVETTAGGGIDFEDQDYVDAGARIVPTAADVFAQADMIVKVKEPQPQEIAMIESRHTLFTYLHLAADRPQTEGLVKSGATCIAYETVTGARGGLPLLKPMSEVAGRMSVQVGAHYLEKEQGGRGVLLGGVPGVAPARVAILGGGVAGVNAAQMAVGMRADVTIYDINNDRLAELDMFFSSQIKTAYASKAAIEAAVAKAHLVIGAVLVPGAAAPKLVTREMLKTMKRGSVLVDIAIDQGGCFETSKATTHDDPVYEIDGVTHYCVANMPGAVARTSAFALNNATLPFVLAIANKGAARAMAEDGHLANGLNVSDGKIRHAAVAEAFGMEYEAWNGTH from the coding sequence ATGCGCGTCGGTGTGCCCAAGGAGATCAAGAACCACGAATATCGCGTCGGCCTGACGCCGCCCTCGGTCGCGGAGCTCGTTGCGGCGGGGCATGAGGTGATCGTCGAGACGACCGCCGGCGGCGGGATCGATTTCGAGGATCAGGATTATGTCGACGCAGGCGCGCGAATCGTGCCGACCGCGGCGGACGTCTTCGCCCAGGCCGACATGATCGTGAAGGTGAAGGAGCCGCAGCCGCAGGAGATCGCGATGATCGAATCGCGGCACACGCTGTTCACCTACCTCCACCTCGCCGCCGATCGCCCGCAGACCGAGGGGCTGGTGAAGTCCGGCGCCACCTGCATCGCCTATGAAACGGTGACCGGCGCACGCGGCGGCCTGCCGCTGCTCAAGCCGATGAGCGAAGTCGCCGGGCGCATGTCGGTGCAGGTCGGCGCGCATTATCTGGAGAAGGAACAGGGCGGTCGCGGCGTTCTGCTGGGCGGCGTGCCCGGCGTGGCGCCCGCGCGCGTGGCGATCCTGGGCGGCGGCGTCGCCGGCGTGAACGCGGCGCAGATGGCGGTCGGCATGCGCGCCGACGTGACCATCTACGACATCAACAACGACCGCCTCGCCGAGCTCGACATGTTCTTTTCGAGCCAGATCAAGACCGCCTATGCCAGCAAGGCGGCGATCGAGGCGGCGGTCGCCAAGGCGCATCTGGTGATCGGCGCGGTGCTGGTGCCGGGCGCGGCGGCTCCCAAGCTGGTGACGCGCGAGATGCTCAAGACGATGAAGCGCGGCAGCGTGCTGGTCGATATCGCCATCGATCAGGGCGGATGTTTCGAAACGTCGAAGGCGACCACGCACGACGATCCGGTCTATGAGATCGACGGCGTGACGCATTATTGCGTCGCGAACATGCCCGGTGCAGTCGCGCGTACCTCCGCTTTCGCGCTCAACAACGCGACGTTGCCCTTCGTGCTGGCGATTGCCAACAAGGGCGCGGCGCGGGCGATGGCCGAGGACGGCCACCTCGCCAATGGCCTGAACGTCTCAGACGGCAAGATCCGCCACGCCGCAGTCGCCGAGGCGTTCGGCATGGAATATGAGGCCTGGAACGGAACACACTGA
- a CDS encoding DUF3072 domain-containing protein: protein MADGNPKAEPFSNAEKDPEDWTTGDEPMTGAQASYLKTLSEEAGEPFDETLSKAEASKRIDALQEKTGRGSDG, encoded by the coding sequence ATGGCCGACGGCAATCCCAAGGCGGAGCCCTTCTCGAACGCCGAGAAGGATCCCGAGGACTGGACCACCGGCGACGAGCCGATGACGGGCGCCCAGGCCTCCTATCTCAAGACACTGAGCGAAGAGGCCGGCGAACCGTTCGACGAGACGCTGTCGAAGGCGGAGGCATCGAAGCGGATCGATGCGCTGCAGGAAAAGACCGGGCGTGGCTCGGACGGCTGA
- a CDS encoding tetratricopeptide repeat protein, translating into MIGWIALALVALLAAVVLWLAGYPRRLWTFAATALMLGAAGYAWQGSPGLAGSTVEDAGSRPGIVEPDLVALRNAMYGQATFARGYFVAADAMTRRGNYDNAAAVMLGAVRTAPQDGSLWAGLGLALAQRDGNNVSPPAELAFDRAIELWPEHPGPPFYRGLAHVRAGDFAGARRWWARAVELTPEDASYRNDLVMRLFLLDRFLEQSTQVEAPTAESPQAR; encoded by the coding sequence ATGATCGGTTGGATTGCACTCGCGCTGGTCGCGCTGCTGGCGGCGGTCGTCCTGTGGCTCGCCGGCTATCCGCGGCGGCTGTGGACCTTCGCGGCGACGGCGCTGATGCTCGGCGCGGCAGGCTACGCCTGGCAGGGAAGCCCCGGCCTGGCCGGCAGCACGGTCGAAGATGCAGGCAGCAGGCCCGGCATCGTCGAGCCCGACCTCGTCGCACTGCGCAACGCGATGTACGGCCAGGCGACCTTCGCGCGGGGCTATTTCGTCGCGGCCGACGCGATGACTCGGCGCGGCAACTACGACAACGCCGCCGCGGTGATGCTCGGTGCCGTGCGGACCGCGCCGCAGGACGGTTCGCTCTGGGCGGGGTTGGGACTCGCGCTGGCGCAGCGCGACGGCAACAATGTCTCTCCTCCGGCCGAGCTGGCGTTCGACCGCGCGATCGAACTGTGGCCAGAGCATCCGGGACCGCCCTTCTATCGCGGGCTCGCCCATGTCCGGGCGGGCGACTTTGCCGGTGCACGGCGCTGGTGGGCGCGCGCAGTGGAACTCACCCCCGAAGATGCCAGCTATCGCAACGATCTGGTGATGCGGCTTTTCCTGCTCGATCGCTTCCTCGAGCAATCCACGCAGGTCGAGGCACCCACGGCAGAGTCGCCGCAGGCGCGCTAA
- a CDS encoding cytochrome c-type biogenesis protein has product MTAPGILFRTLGPLAALAAAIAPATAQTNTQAEFAYRQLSDPRQEAQAKALMNELRCLVCQGQSIADSDAEMAGDMRGLVRERIAAGESPDDVREWLIARYGDYVTYDPPWSWATAPLWLTPLALLALGVLIARRSFRRRRS; this is encoded by the coding sequence ATGACGGCGCCCGGCATCCTTTTCCGCACGCTTGGGCCGCTGGCGGCGCTTGCGGCTGCGATAGCGCCAGCGACGGCACAGACGAACACTCAGGCCGAATTTGCCTATCGCCAGCTTTCCGATCCGCGGCAGGAGGCGCAGGCAAAGGCGCTGATGAACGAGCTCCGCTGCCTCGTCTGCCAGGGCCAGTCGATCGCCGACAGCGACGCCGAAATGGCGGGCGACATGCGCGGGCTGGTGCGCGAGCGGATCGCGGCCGGCGAATCGCCCGACGACGTCCGCGAATGGCTGATCGCGCGCTACGGCGATTATGTGACCTATGATCCCCCGTGGAGCTGGGCGACAGCGCCGCTCTGGCTCACACCGCTGGCATTGCTGGCGCTGGGCGTGCTGATCGCGCGGCGGAGTTTCAGGAGGCGCCGGTCATGA
- a CDS encoding redoxin family protein, whose product MKRVLLWLPLAAFVALLALVWSGLLSPADRAVASRMVGQPLPEFALEPLLEGRPGVSSAQFADGKPRLLNIFASWCAPCIAEAPQLMALKQAGVEIQGIAVRDTAEAMRGFLARNGDPYTAIGDASTSEIQLALGSSGVPETFVVDGNGTIVAQHIGDIRAEDVPELLEALRKAE is encoded by the coding sequence ATGAAGCGCGTCTTGCTCTGGCTGCCGCTGGCGGCATTCGTGGCATTGCTCGCTCTCGTCTGGAGCGGGCTGTTGTCGCCTGCCGATCGGGCGGTGGCATCGCGGATGGTGGGGCAGCCGCTGCCGGAATTCGCGCTCGAGCCGTTGCTCGAAGGCCGGCCGGGGGTCTCGTCCGCGCAATTTGCGGACGGCAAGCCCCGGCTGCTCAACATCTTCGCCAGTTGGTGCGCGCCGTGCATCGCCGAGGCGCCGCAGCTGATGGCGCTCAAGCAAGCGGGCGTCGAGATCCAGGGCATCGCCGTGCGCGACACGGCCGAGGCGATGCGCGGCTTCCTGGCGCGCAACGGGGATCCCTACACGGCGATCGGCGACGCCTCGACGAGTGAGATCCAGCTTGCACTCGGATCGTCGGGCGTGCCCGAGACTTTCGTCGTGGACGGCAACGGCACGATCGTGGCGCAGCATATCGGCGACATTCGCGCCGAGGACGTGCCCGAGCTGCTCGAAGCACTGCGGAAAGCGGAATGA
- a CDS encoding heme lyase CcmF/NrfE family subunit translates to MIAEAGLAALWLAAAVGLLQFALAWAGVVSSRQGGDMGGLFLLATRRVAIVQGLLGLLAFLILIALFVRSDMSVLLVAMNSHSAKPLLYKIAGAWGNHEGSMLLWVTVLGLAGAAIGLIERRLEARTLAATLGAQALIALGFYAFLLWASNPFARLDPAAPQGLGLNPLLQDPGLAFHPPTLYFGYVGLSVAFSFAVGALVTRDVGPAFARAMRPWVLAAWIFLTIGITAGSYWAYYELGWGGWWFWDPVENASLMPWLAATALLHSVTVLATRDGLRAWTVMLAVVAFSMSMIGTFLVRSGILTSVHAFAVDPERGTFILVLLALYIGGALALFGARIGTVKAGATFEPVSREGALILNNLLLSVILGIVLIGTLYPLVAQALGEQLSVGPPFFNKTAGPIALALVAATAAGPLLRWRRDSSRALARRMLPAIAAAVLALAAVLLTAPATGIMPLLGIALAAGLAVASVAPLWKRNLRRTPLFTWGMVIGHLGVAVAIAGMASDTAFTQERLAAVRVGDAVEVGPFRVRLMEVRPALGENWSAIEARLNVDRGGDVLFQLTPQQRFFSAPVTTTSEASIATLWNGQLYGVLGGSAEQGRWQLRLWWKPFVTLIWAGGGLIALGGALSLLGRVRRDWRRERDGEPE, encoded by the coding sequence ATGATCGCCGAAGCGGGGCTCGCCGCCCTCTGGCTCGCCGCGGCCGTGGGGCTGCTCCAGTTCGCACTGGCCTGGGCGGGCGTCGTCTCCTCGCGTCAGGGCGGCGATATGGGCGGGCTCTTCCTCCTCGCGACTCGCCGGGTGGCGATCGTGCAGGGGCTGCTCGGGCTGCTCGCTTTCCTGATCCTGATCGCGCTGTTCGTGCGGTCCGACATGTCGGTGCTGCTGGTCGCGATGAATAGCCACTCGGCCAAGCCGCTGCTCTACAAGATCGCAGGCGCCTGGGGAAATCACGAAGGCTCGATGCTGTTGTGGGTGACGGTGCTCGGCCTTGCCGGGGCGGCGATCGGCCTGATCGAGCGGCGGCTGGAGGCGCGCACGCTGGCCGCCACGCTGGGCGCACAGGCGCTGATCGCACTCGGCTTCTATGCGTTCCTGCTCTGGGCCTCCAATCCGTTCGCACGGCTCGACCCGGCGGCGCCGCAGGGGCTGGGGCTCAATCCCTTGCTGCAGGATCCCGGCCTCGCCTTTCATCCGCCCACGCTCTACTTCGGCTATGTCGGGCTGTCGGTCGCCTTTTCCTTCGCGGTCGGAGCGCTGGTGACTCGCGACGTGGGGCCGGCGTTCGCGCGGGCGATGCGGCCCTGGGTGCTGGCGGCCTGGATCTTCCTCACCATCGGCATCACCGCCGGCAGCTACTGGGCCTATTACGAGCTCGGCTGGGGCGGCTGGTGGTTCTGGGATCCGGTCGAGAACGCTTCGCTGATGCCCTGGCTCGCGGCGACTGCGCTGCTCCATTCGGTGACGGTGCTGGCGACTCGCGACGGACTGCGTGCCTGGACGGTGATGCTGGCGGTGGTCGCCTTCTCGATGTCGATGATCGGCACCTTCCTGGTCCGTTCGGGCATCCTGACGAGCGTGCACGCCTTTGCGGTCGATCCTGAGCGCGGCACGTTCATCCTGGTGCTGCTGGCGCTGTACATCGGCGGCGCGCTCGCGCTGTTCGGGGCTCGGATCGGCACCGTGAAGGCGGGCGCCACCTTCGAGCCGGTGAGCCGCGAGGGCGCGCTGATCCTCAACAACCTCCTGCTTTCGGTGATCCTCGGCATCGTGCTGATCGGCACGCTCTATCCGCTCGTCGCCCAGGCGCTGGGGGAGCAGCTTTCGGTCGGACCGCCCTTCTTCAACAAGACCGCCGGGCCGATCGCTCTGGCGCTGGTCGCAGCGACCGCGGCGGGGCCGCTGCTGCGCTGGCGGCGCGACAGTTCGCGTGCGCTCGCGCGGCGGATGCTGCCGGCGATCGCCGCGGCCGTCCTGGCGCTGGCGGCCGTGCTGCTGACGGCTCCGGCAACCGGGATCATGCCGCTGCTCGGCATTGCGCTGGCGGCGGGGCTTGCGGTGGCGAGCGTCGCACCCCTGTGGAAGCGCAACCTGCGGCGCACGCCGCTCTTCACCTGGGGCATGGTGATCGGCCACCTCGGCGTGGCGGTCGCGATCGCGGGCATGGCCAGCGACACCGCGTTCACGCAGGAGCGCCTGGCGGCGGTGCGGGTCGGCGACGCGGTTGAGGTCGGGCCGTTCCGCGTGCGGCTGATGGAAGTGCGTCCTGCACTCGGCGAGAATTGGTCGGCGATCGAGGCACGGCTGAACGTCGACCGCGGCGGCGACGTGCTCTTCCAGCTGACGCCGCAGCAGCGCTTCTTTTCCGCGCCGGTGACGACCACCAGCGAGGCCTCGATCGCGACCTTGTGGAATGGGCAGCTCTATGGCGTGCTCGGCGGATCGGCGGAGCAGGGGCGCTGGCAGTTGCGGCTGTGGTGGAAGCCGTTCGTCACGCTGATCTGGGCCGGCGGCGGCCTGATCGCGCTGGGCGGCGCGCTGTCGCTGCTCGGCCGGGTGCGCCGCGACTGGCGCCGCGAACGGGACGGGGAGCCGGAATGA
- the ccmE gene encoding cytochrome c maturation protein CcmE: MKAKHQRLVLGLLALCAVGGASGLALSALRDEAAFFYAPADVAAKAPPTDRAVRLGGMVEDGSIERQSDGVSIRFVVTDGVAQVPVAFTGVAPDLFREGSGVVAEGRFLADGSFAADNLLAKHDERYMPPELAGKMDAIEQ; encoded by the coding sequence ATGAAGGCGAAGCATCAGCGGCTCGTGCTCGGGCTGCTCGCGCTATGCGCGGTGGGCGGGGCGAGCGGACTCGCGCTCTCGGCGTTGCGCGACGAAGCCGCCTTTTTTTATGCGCCCGCCGACGTCGCGGCCAAGGCGCCGCCTACCGACCGCGCGGTGCGGCTGGGCGGAATGGTCGAGGACGGATCGATCGAGCGCCAGTCCGACGGCGTCTCGATCCGCTTCGTCGTCACCGATGGCGTGGCGCAGGTGCCGGTGGCGTTCACCGGCGTTGCGCCCGACCTCTTTCGCGAAGGATCGGGCGTCGTTGCCGAGGGCCGGTTCCTGGCGGACGGAAGCTTCGCCGCCGACAATCTCCTCGCCAAGCATGACGAGCGCTACATGCCGCCCGAACTGGCCGGCAAGATGGACGCGATCGAGCAATGA
- the ccmC gene encoding heme ABC transporter permease CcmC yields the protein MDSGDEPGYWAPSIVIHALANPTRFLKLARPLTPILFWAGVALALFGGWAGLTQTPADYLQGETVRILYIHVPAAWLAMGGWSGIAIASLVYLVWRHPLAAVAGRAIAPAGALFAAICLATGSIWGRPTWGTWWEWDGRLTSMLLLFFVYLAYIALARADAERGGDGRVPALFGIAGTVLLPIIRYSVVWWNTLHQGQSIGLTRTTIDDSMLWPLWFTLAGFSLFFGGVVLMRMRAMLAQAKVEARMKRMARG from the coding sequence ATGGATTCCGGTGACGAACCCGGCTATTGGGCGCCCAGTATCGTGATCCACGCACTCGCCAATCCAACGCGCTTTCTGAAGCTCGCGCGACCGCTGACGCCCATCCTGTTCTGGGCGGGGGTGGCGCTTGCGCTGTTCGGCGGCTGGGCAGGGCTCACGCAAACGCCGGCCGATTATCTCCAGGGCGAGACGGTGCGCATTCTCTACATCCATGTGCCGGCGGCGTGGCTGGCGATGGGCGGGTGGAGCGGCATCGCGATCGCGAGCCTCGTCTATCTCGTCTGGCGGCATCCGCTGGCGGCGGTGGCGGGGCGGGCGATCGCGCCTGCGGGCGCGCTGTTCGCGGCGATCTGTCTCGCGACCGGATCGATCTGGGGCCGCCCGACCTGGGGCACCTGGTGGGAATGGGACGGGCGGCTCACCAGCATGCTGCTGCTGTTCTTCGTGTATCTCGCCTATATCGCGCTCGCGCGCGCCGATGCCGAGCGCGGCGGCGACGGACGGGTTCCCGCGCTGTTCGGCATTGCCGGCACGGTGCTGCTGCCGATCATCCGCTATTCGGTGGTGTGGTGGAACACGCTGCACCAGGGGCAGAGCATCGGCCTGACGCGCACCACCATCGACGATTCGATGCTGTGGCCGCTCTGGTTCACCCTGGCGGGATTCAGTCTGTTCTTCGGCGGCGTGGTGCTGATGCGGATGCGCGCCATGCTGGCGCAGGCGAAAGTAGAGGCTCGAATGAAGCGGATGGCGCGCGGATGA
- a CDS encoding PilZ domain-containing protein gives MSEHLPIERRHDARFALKAAVSMRLPGEPRTPGRLLDISRTGCRLMTHRPLATGTGFWLMVGNLEPRFCHIVWAHERFAGARFAVELEAPALKRLTEEFSPLSERDAAELQALSAKCSELARSATGGSAADHLATLADDCEAEAIAFAAARQRERVEELLKRLSVAGD, from the coding sequence ATGTCCGAACATCTTCCGATCGAGCGGCGGCACGACGCGCGGTTTGCGCTAAAGGCCGCGGTGTCGATGCGCCTGCCCGGCGAACCGCGCACTCCGGGCCGGCTGCTCGATATTTCGCGGACCGGTTGCCGGCTGATGACTCACCGGCCGCTCGCGACCGGCACCGGCTTCTGGCTGATGGTCGGCAACCTCGAACCTCGCTTCTGCCACATCGTCTGGGCCCATGAGCGGTTCGCGGGTGCGCGCTTCGCCGTCGAGCTGGAGGCGCCGGCGCTCAAGCGGCTCACCGAAGAGTTCAGCCCGCTCAGCGAGCGCGATGCCGCCGAACTGCAAGCGCTGTCGGCGAAATGCAGCGAGCTCGCCCGTTCGGCGACCGGAGGCAGCGCGGCCGATCATCTCGCGACGTTGGCGGACGATTGCGAGGCGGAGGCGATCGCCTTCGCCGCCGCGCGGCAGCGCGAGCGAGTCGAGGAGCTGTTGAAGCGGCTTTCGGTCGCCGGCGACTGA